A portion of the Ptiloglossa arizonensis isolate GNS036 chromosome 11, iyPtiAriz1_principal, whole genome shotgun sequence genome contains these proteins:
- the LOC143152577 gene encoding uncharacterized protein LOC143152577 — protein MNITVATILSVVYVLLVARELQCARILAIIPTPSYSHQIPYRSLWLQLNKRGHEIVLVTPNPIPNLSLTNFTQINIGASYSNAKKFNHISNRFNGIRWIQFLQEALLTVCDDFAHIVLNHTYIKKLYAPDSNEKFDLILMEILLTPSLYALAHRFDAPFIGLSSLSITAYNEHILGGLVMPSHESTWEMEACTGPHLSFKERVTNFVSLWRYMYHIYYDFIPRQQKIAESYLGSPLPSINDILKNMSLLFVNQADAIVPARPKLANMITFTSSHILENPTPLPQDLKYFLDNATEGFIYFSLGSNAMSSDMPIETIQVFLDVFAKLPYKVVWKFEKNYLNKTDNVFIGPWFTQQSILAHPNIKLFIYQGGLQSSEEAIHFGVPLLGLPVLADQDYQVNRMKVLGVGEVLELTTLNRDELESTIWQLTTNKEYKRKMIKLKEIVNDNPHDLVDNLVWWAEYVIRHKGAPHFRSNLADIPWYQRTYDLDIVVFFTTVACITIFVLYESLVKPMGKEFQSLRAYRPAKNYKQKERIESITNYQKMYKSQERRPNQYEKSNEIAFYYLFSSDDETFLCACVSHQRFRNYGPRCLKTVVSNHHFRQVSFHCLADCNDRVRSGMVISCLSVPCYSDLDCQVPLDAKFRLPSLLREKLKNKVERFKCITSQITDVLSCNRRYTFVNFNNVAQHCSMIHINMHQTIKNRTYQEKKFRIKTNLRLLNTTRTDIAPAICGSINILELSPIPITFIDCEAINLANRPTNHGVSKSHAHGVVSSTLYPVRVQPTSFNFDTNFSLRKVRASVSERRLGEAKTSCLLVTGELTEKVQWVHFAIKSTGRLATVVARDKHRDSANDCSVVPWPARTTDQPRGRTTMKFTVALVFSVACILCVVDQLQSARILAMVPTASYSHQIPYRPLWIELNKRGHDVVLVTADPIPNLNLTNFVQIDVGGSYKVIRRIDFIRYRFEGISWINFLLRDMLPIANNFVEQVFNNTELKKLYAPDSGVKFDVVLSEVLYMPGICAIAHRFKAPFIGLSSLGLVALNEHILGGIVLPSHEYTWEMEANTGPDVSFWRRVKNFVTLWHSLHYTYTTLLTQQQELAEKYFGPDLPSVLDILKNTSLMFVNQADSIAPARPKLANMITFSSSHIDENPKPLPQDLKRFLDTASNGFIYFSLGSNAMSSDLPEDILQVFIDVFTKLPYRIVWKFETELAKKPDNVFISPWLSQQSILAHPNIKLFIYQGGLQSSEEAIHFTVPLLGLPVLADQDYQVNRMKALGVARVLEITNVKRDELESAIHELINNEDYKKNIIKLKNRVNDYPYDSVKNLAWWTEYVIRHDGAPHLRSSLAWQPWYRRYDWDIIVFLTIVACIVVFVAFRIITKMIALFLDQGEAYPGFKKQKVS, from the exons ATGAACATCACCGTCGCGACCATACTCTCCGTTGTGTACGTTCTTCTCGTCGCGCGAGAATTACAGTGCGCAAGGATCCTAGCGATCATCCCGACGCCTTCGTACAGTCACCAAATTCCGTATCGATCGTTATGGTTGCAACTGAACAAACGTGGCCACGAAATCGTCCTCGTCACCCCGAATCCAATTCCCAATTTGAGCCTGACGAATTTCACGCAGATCAATATCGGGGCGTCCTACTCAAATGCAAAGAAGTTCAATCACATAAGCAACCGATTCAATGGGATTCGATGGATCCAGTTTCTTCAGGAGGCATTGTTAACCGTGTGTGACGATTTCGCCCACATCGTGCTGAATCACACGTACATTAAGAAACTGTACGCTCCGGACAGCAACGAGAAATTCGACCTGATCCTGATGGAGATACTCCTTACGCCGAGCTTATACGCCCTCGCTCATCGATTCGATGCCCCGTTTATAG GGCTCAGCTCGCTGAGCATAACTGCGTATAACGAGCACATCCTCGGTGGGCTTGTGATGCCTTCGCACGAGTCCACTTGGGAAATGGAAGCGTGCACGGGACCGCACCTGTCATTCAAGGAGAGAGTGACAAATTTCGTTTCCTTGTGGCGCTACATGTACCACATTTATTACGACTTTATACCTCGTCAACAGAAAATAGCCGAATCGTATTTAGGAAGCCCGTTGCCATCGATAAACGACATTCTGAAGAACATGAGCctcctgttcgtcaatcaggCCGATGCCATCGTGCCCGCCCGGCCGAAGCTCGCGAACATGATCACGTTCACTTCGTCACACATCTTGGAAAATCCGACACCTCTGCCACAA gatttaaaatatttcctgGACAACGCCACGGAAGGATTCATCTACTTCAGTCTTGGTAGCAACGCGATGAGTTCGGATATGCCGATCGAAACTATTCAGGTTTTCCTCGATGTGTTCGCCAAGTTGCCTTACAAAGTCGTATGGAAGTTCGAGAAGAATTACCTGAATAAGACAGACAACGTTTTCATCGGGCCATGGTTCACCCAACAGAGCATTCTTG CACACCCGAATATCAAGCTGTTCATATACCAAGGAGGTCTGCAAAGCAGCGAGGAGGCTATACATTTCGGAGTACCTCTCTTAGGCTTACCGGTGCTGGCGGATCAGGACTACCAAGTAAATAGAATGAAAGTCCTTGGTGTGGGAGAGGTTTTGGAACTCACGACTCTGAACAGAGACGAATTGGAAAGTACCATTTGGCAACTCACGACCAACAAAGA GTACAAGAGGAAGATGATCAAGCTAAAGGAAATCGTTAACGACAATCCCCACGATTTAGTGGATAATCTTGTGTGGTGGGCCGAATACGTGATTCGTCACAAAGGTGCACCGCATTTTCGGTCCAACTTGGCCGATATACCGTGGTACCAACGCACTTACGACCTGGACATTGTGGTGTTCTTTACAACCGTAGCATGTATTACGATCTTTGTGTTATACGAGTCACTCGTCAAACCTATGGGAAAGGAGTTCCAATCTCTCCGAGCGTACAGACCAGCCAAAAATTACAAACAGAAA GAACGAATTGAATCAATTAC aaattatcaaaaaatgTACAAGTCGCAAGAGAGACGACCAAATCAATACGAGAAATCGAACGAGATTGCGTTTTATTATTTGTTCTCCTCGGACGACGAGACATTTTTGTGCGCGTGTGTTTCACACCAAAGGTTTCGTAATTATGGTCCTCGGTGTTTGAAAACGGTCGTGTCAAA TCACCATTTTAGGCAagtttcgtttcattgtttagCCGACTGTAATGACCGAGTTCGCTCGGGCATGGTCATCAGTTGTTTAAGCGTACCATGTTATTCGGATTTAGATTGCCAAGTACCGTTAGATGCCAAGTTTAGATTGCCAAGTCTTCTCCGAGAAAAGCTAAAAAACAAAGTGGAACGTTTCAAGTG CATTACATCACAGATTACGGACGTGCTGTCGTGCAATCGACGATATACGTTCGTAAACTTTAATAATGTTGCGCAACACTGTTCAATGATCCACATCAATATGCACCAGA CCATCAAGAACCGAACATACCAGGAAAAgaagtttcgaataaaaacaAATCTCCGATTATTGAATACTACGCGAACTGATATCGCACCAGCGATCTGCGGTAGTATAAATATTCTTGAATTGTCACCGATACCTATTACGTTTATCGATT GTGAAGCAATTAACCTTGCAAATCGTCCAACCAATCACGGTGTATCCAAATCTCACGCTCACGGTGTAGTGTCGAGTACACTGTACCCAGTTCGGGTACAACCGACTTCGTTTAacttcgatacaaatttttctctTCGTAAAGTACGTGCGAGCGTGTCGGAGCGGCGACTCGGGGAAGCGAAGACATCGTGTCTCCTCGTTACCGGTGAACTAACGGAGAAAGTCCAATGGGTGCATTTCGCGATAAAATCCACCGGACG ATTGGCTACGGTAGTTGCAAGGGATAAACACCGTGATTCAGCAAATGAC TGTTCAGTAGTACCGTGGCCGGCTCGTACGACAGACCAACCGCGCGGACGAACCACCATGAAGTTCACTGTCGCTCTCGTGTTCTCGGTCGCGTGCATTCTCTGCGTAGTCGATCAGCTGCAGTCGGCTAGAATCCTCGCGATGGTGCCGACAGCCTCGTACAGTCATCAGATCCCGTACCGACCGCTATGGATCGAGCTGAACAAACGGGGCCACGATGTCGTCCTCGTCACCGCAGATCCAATTCCCAATTTAAATCTGACCAATTTCGTTCAGATCGACGTGGGGGGGTCCTACAAGGTCATCAGACGAATCGACTTCATACGCTACCGATTCGAAGGCATATCGTGGATTAATTTCCTGCTGAGGGATATGCTGCCCATCGCGAATAACTTTGTCGAACAGGTGTTCAACAACACGGAACTGAAGAAACTGTACGCACCGGACAGTGGTGTGAAATTCGACGTGGTACTGTCCGAGGTGCTCTACATGCCCGGTATATGCGCCATAGCCCATCGATTCAAAGCACCGTTCATAG GATTGAGTTCGTTGGGACTTGTTGCACTGAACGAGCACATCTTGGGTGGTATCGTGCTGCCTTCGCACGAGTACACCTGGGAAATGGAAGCGAACACGGGACCGGATGTGTCATTTTGGAGGAGAGTGAAGAATTTCGTGACGTTGTGGCACAGCCTGCACTACACGTACACCACACTACTGACCCAACAACAGGAGTTAGCCGAAAAGTACTTCGGGCCGGATCTGCCGTCAGTGCTCGACATATTGAAGAACACAAGTCTCATGTTTGTCAATCAGGCCGACTCCATTGCGCCGGCACGGCCGAAACTCGCGAACATGATCACGTTCTCTTCGTCCCACATCGACGAGAACCCGAAACCTCTGCCACAG GACTTAAAGCGTTTCTTGGACACCGCCTCCAATGGGTTCATTTACTTCAGTCTCGGTAGCAACGCGATGAGCTCGGATTTACCCGAAGACATTTTACAAGTTTTCATCGATGTGTTCACCAAATTGCCGTACAGAATCGTATGGAAGTTCGAGACGGAACTGGCGAAGAAACCGGACAATGTCTTCATCTCACCTTGGCTATCTCAACAGAGCATCCTCG CACATCCGAATATCAAGCTGTTCATATACCAAGGTGGCCTGCAAAGTTCCGAGGAAGCTATCCATTTCACGGTACCTCTTCTAGGGTTGCCGGTATTGGCGGATCAGGACTACCAAGTAAACAGAATGAAAGCCCTGGGTGTAGCACGGGTTCTAGAAATCACGAACGTGAAGAGGGACGAGTTGGAGAGTGCCATTCATGAGCTCATAAACAATGAAGA ttaCAAAAAGAATATAATCAAACTCAAGAATAGAGTTAACGACTATCCCTACGACTCGGTGAAGAATCTTGCCTGGTGGACGGAATACGTGATTCGTCACGATGGTGCACCGCATTTACGTTCAAGTTTGGCCTGGCAACCTTGGTATCGACGTTACGACTGGGACATCATTGTATTCTTGACAATCGTGGCGTGTATAGTGGTCTTCGTCGCATTCAGAATAATTACGAAAATGATCGCGTTGTTCCTCGATCAGGGTGAGGCGTATCCAGGATTTAAGAAGCAGAAAGTCAGTTAA